From Acidobacteriota bacterium, the proteins below share one genomic window:
- a CDS encoding nuclear transport factor 2 family protein: protein MEELRAVTETLLTALKERDAETLERLLDADFNSLATSGEHLGREAYLQATTQGPYRIVELKLEMLEIEHWGDTGIVAGIQNAKLQLPNGDGANSRVAFTDVFRRRGEDWKLRLVHWTEIGPDPDAARVLEI from the coding sequence ATGGAAGAACTGCGCGCCGTCACCGAAACCCTGCTCACCGCCCTCAAGGAGCGTGACGCCGAGACCCTCGAGCGGCTGCTCGATGCAGACTTCAACTCCCTCGCCACCAGTGGTGAGCATCTCGGCCGTGAGGCCTATCTGCAGGCGACCACCCAGGGGCCCTATCGCATCGTCGAGCTCAAGCTCGAGATGCTCGAGATCGAGCACTGGGGCGACACCGGCATCGTCGCCGGCATTCAGAACGCCAAGCTCCAGCTCCCCAATGGCGACGGCGCCAACTCCCGGGTCGCCTTCACCGATGTCTTCCGCCGCCGCGGCGAAGACTGGAAGCTGCGTCTGGTCCACTGGACCGAAATCGGACCGGACCCGGACGCGGCGCGAGTGCTCGAGATCTGA
- a CDS encoding sigma 54-interacting transcriptional regulator, which produces MPLFTPQERSVAEALSELTHCNPFLRQRIAWEKQALGDEFVAADAVWIAPPGAEPDRPNLLALERRVTDLVHTVRQRLADGEKGSAADRRLYADLVLYHLYYRHQRSFVESILRSEGKGAARLEAPFYRTFAQELEDLLGPAGVPREGRLAPAHLFACFFQVRRAFHYIHRHILGRSMPAARLRARVWESIFTHDLRRFQTSLYDRLGDITTLVTGPSGTGKELVARAIGLSRYVPFQASSGAFEEHFQESFYPLNLSALSPTLIESELFGHRRGSFTGALTDRTGWLEICPPLGTVFLDEIGEIDLPIQVKLLRVLESRTFQRLGETGSEHRSRRFLGKAVAATNRDLAAEMARGAFRQDLYYRLCSDTIETPSLAERLDDDPAELGDLLTTLAARLVDPDDAPALASEVQAWVEENLGREYRWPGNVRELGQCLRNVLIRRDYRPAKVTAPSDPRRALAEEIARGDLSADEVLGRYCTLVYADAGSYQAAARRLGLDRRTVKAKVDPQRLENLRQSAPS; this is translated from the coding sequence ATGCCACTCTTCACACCCCAAGAGCGCTCGGTGGCCGAAGCGCTTTCCGAGCTGACCCACTGCAATCCCTTCCTGCGCCAGCGCATCGCCTGGGAGAAACAAGCCCTGGGAGACGAGTTCGTCGCCGCCGATGCGGTGTGGATCGCGCCGCCGGGGGCCGAGCCGGACCGCCCCAACCTGCTCGCCCTCGAGCGCCGCGTCACCGACCTGGTCCACACCGTGCGCCAGCGTCTGGCGGACGGCGAGAAGGGCAGCGCCGCCGACCGGCGCCTCTACGCCGACCTGGTGCTCTACCACCTCTACTACCGCCACCAGCGCTCCTTCGTGGAATCGATCCTGCGCTCCGAGGGCAAGGGCGCGGCGCGCCTCGAGGCGCCCTTCTACCGCACCTTCGCGCAGGAGCTCGAGGACCTTCTGGGCCCCGCCGGCGTACCGCGGGAGGGTCGCCTGGCGCCGGCTCACCTGTTCGCCTGCTTCTTCCAGGTGCGCCGCGCCTTCCACTACATCCACCGCCACATCCTGGGGCGCTCGATGCCGGCGGCGCGGCTGCGGGCGCGGGTCTGGGAGTCGATCTTCACCCACGACCTGCGGCGCTTCCAGACCTCCCTCTACGATCGCCTGGGAGACATCACCACCCTGGTCACCGGCCCCTCCGGGACCGGCAAGGAGCTGGTGGCGCGCGCCATCGGGCTGTCCCGCTACGTCCCCTTCCAGGCCTCGAGCGGCGCCTTCGAAGAGCACTTCCAGGAGTCGTTCTACCCGCTCAACCTTTCGGCCCTGTCGCCCACCCTGATCGAGTCCGAGCTCTTCGGTCACCGCCGCGGCTCCTTCACCGGCGCCCTCACGGACCGCACCGGCTGGCTCGAGATCTGCCCGCCGCTGGGCACCGTCTTCTTAGACGAGATCGGCGAGATCGACCTGCCGATCCAGGTCAAGCTGCTGCGGGTGCTCGAAAGCCGCACCTTCCAACGCCTCGGGGAAACCGGCAGCGAGCATCGCTCGCGGCGCTTCCTCGGCAAGGCGGTGGCGGCGACCAACCGCGACCTGGCGGCGGAGATGGCCCGGGGCGCCTTTCGCCAGGACCTCTACTACCGGCTGTGCTCGGACACCATCGAGACACCGTCCCTGGCGGAACGCCTCGACGACGATCCGGCCGAGCTCGGCGACCTTCTGACCACCCTGGCAGCGCGCCTGGTCGACCCAGACGATGCCCCGGCCCTCGCCAGCGAGGTCCAGGCCTGGGTGGAGGAAAACCTCGGCCGCGAGTATCGCTGGCCCGGCAACGTGCGCGAGCTCGGCCAATGCCTGCGCAACGTCCTGATTCGTCGTGACTACCGACCGGCGAAGGTGACCGCGCCGAGCGACCCCCGGCGTGCCCTGGCGGAAGAGATCGCTCGCGGCGACCTCTCCGCCGACGAAGTCCTCGGCCGCTACTGCACGCTGGTCTACGCCGACGCCGGCAGCTATCAAGCGGCGGCCCGCCGTCTCGGCCTCGACCGCCGCACGGTGAAAGCCAAAGTCGACCCCCAGCGGCTCGAAAACCTGCGACAATCGGCGCCGTCATGA
- a CDS encoding VIT and VWA domain-containing protein encodes MTHRTLFNVVRGLLIALLVWFGVPVAQGAGLLIAEDGFGGVLEIEEHSARVTIDNGIAVTEVTQVFRNTERRAVEALYTFPVPKGASVAGFTMWIEGKEMVGEVLEKERAREIYNSYKRVRRDPGLLEQVDYKTFEMRIFPIAAGAEQRVQVTYYQELDADAGWATYVYPLATVSRPGVDARVHGRFALDLDVRSEIPIVELDSPSHGSDVVVAYPSAHFAQASLEAAGGDLSRDLVLAFKVERPRTGFDLVTSRPDGEDGYFQLSLTAGEELAEQVGGMDYVFVLDVSGSMGEEGKLSLSRQSLAAFIEALGENDRFEVMSFNLAPTALFQRLEAVEEGSLGQANRFLGERRARGGTRLQPAMEAAYRYKAADRPLNVVVLSDGMSAQSERTQLLQLIGQRPAGTRVFSIGVGNEVDRPLLEQLAEDAGGLAAFVSRGADFERQARAFQQKLTRPAATDLELSFAGGDLYDIEPARLPSLYYGKPLRIYGRYRGGGPVTLRLSGVVGGEMLDKELQIELPEYPGGRPEIERMWAWHRVRSLQKEADRKGSRDTVVDEIVRLGEDFSIVTEYTSFLVLENDAEYQRWQIERRNDRRLGRDRQRQAEIRAELESLRQRAASGIGPVDPAAKEAAPTQIAARRDVASAVPNPSSPPATSERKGWDLDVGGGALDPLTVFVLVLLVGAGGWALRQRPSEGPW; translated from the coding sequence ATGACCCATCGCACTCTTTTCAATGTCGTTCGCGGGCTGCTCATCGCCCTCCTCGTCTGGTTCGGGGTTCCGGTGGCCCAAGGCGCCGGCCTGCTGATCGCCGAAGACGGCTTCGGCGGTGTGCTCGAGATCGAGGAGCACTCGGCCCGGGTCACCATCGACAACGGCATTGCCGTGACCGAGGTCACCCAGGTGTTCCGCAACACGGAGCGCCGGGCGGTCGAGGCGCTGTACACCTTCCCGGTGCCGAAGGGTGCCTCGGTGGCCGGCTTCACCATGTGGATCGAAGGCAAAGAGATGGTCGGCGAGGTGCTCGAGAAGGAGCGCGCGCGAGAGATCTACAACAGCTACAAGCGGGTGCGGCGCGACCCCGGCTTGCTCGAGCAGGTCGACTACAAGACCTTCGAGATGCGCATCTTCCCGATCGCCGCCGGCGCCGAGCAGCGGGTGCAGGTGACCTACTACCAGGAGCTCGATGCCGATGCCGGCTGGGCGACCTATGTCTACCCGCTGGCGACGGTCTCGCGACCGGGCGTCGATGCCCGGGTTCATGGGCGCTTTGCCCTCGACCTCGACGTGCGCTCGGAGATCCCCATTGTCGAGCTGGACAGCCCGAGCCACGGCTCCGACGTGGTGGTGGCCTATCCCAGCGCTCACTTCGCCCAGGCGAGCCTCGAGGCCGCCGGCGGAGATCTGTCGCGCGACCTGGTGCTGGCCTTCAAGGTCGAGCGGCCGCGCACCGGCTTCGACCTGGTGACCTCGCGGCCGGACGGCGAGGATGGCTACTTTCAGCTCAGCCTGACCGCTGGTGAAGAGCTTGCCGAGCAGGTCGGAGGCATGGACTATGTCTTTGTCCTCGACGTCTCCGGCAGTATGGGCGAAGAGGGCAAGCTGAGCCTGTCGCGCCAGTCCCTGGCGGCCTTTATCGAGGCCCTCGGTGAGAACGATCGTTTCGAGGTGATGAGCTTCAACCTGGCTCCCACCGCCCTCTTTCAGCGGCTGGAGGCGGTCGAGGAAGGGTCCCTGGGCCAGGCCAACCGGTTCCTCGGCGAGCGCCGGGCGCGTGGTGGTACCCGCCTGCAGCCGGCGATGGAAGCGGCCTACCGCTACAAGGCCGCCGACCGGCCGCTCAATGTGGTGGTGCTCTCCGACGGCATGTCGGCCCAGAGCGAGCGCACCCAGCTCCTGCAGCTCATCGGCCAGCGACCGGCAGGCACCCGGGTATTTTCGATCGGGGTCGGCAACGAGGTCGACCGGCCGCTTCTCGAGCAGCTCGCCGAGGACGCCGGAGGGTTGGCGGCCTTTGTCTCCCGCGGCGCCGACTTCGAGCGCCAGGCGCGCGCCTTCCAGCAGAAGCTCACCCGGCCAGCGGCCACCGACCTCGAGCTGAGCTTCGCCGGCGGTGACCTCTACGACATTGAGCCGGCCCGTTTGCCGAGCCTCTACTACGGCAAGCCGTTGCGCATCTATGGCCGCTATCGCGGCGGGGGTCCGGTGACTCTGCGCCTCTCCGGGGTGGTGGGGGGCGAGATGCTCGACAAGGAGCTGCAGATCGAGCTGCCGGAGTATCCCGGCGGGCGGCCGGAGATCGAGCGCATGTGGGCCTGGCACCGGGTGCGCAGCCTGCAGAAGGAGGCCGATCGCAAGGGCAGCCGGGATACCGTCGTCGACGAGATCGTGCGCCTCGGCGAGGACTTCTCGATCGTCACCGAGTACACCTCCTTCCTGGTGCTGGAGAACGATGCCGAGTACCAGCGCTGGCAGATCGAGCGCCGCAACGATCGGCGTCTGGGGCGTGATCGTCAACGCCAGGCCGAGATTCGGGCCGAGCTGGAGAGCCTCCGCCAGCGCGCCGCCTCCGGCATCGGGCCGGTGGATCCGGCGGCCAAGGAGGCGGCGCCGACTCAGATCGCGGCTCGCCGTGACGTCGCCTCGGCGGTGCCCAATCCGAGCTCGCCTCCGGCGACCAGCGAACGCAAGGGTTGGGACCTCGATGTCGGGGGTGGGGCCCTCGATCCGCTGACCGTGTTCGTGTTGGTGCTGCTGGTCGGGGCAGGCGGTTGGGCGCTGCGTCAGCGTCCCAGCGAGGGGCCGTGGTGA
- a CDS encoding ricin-type beta-trefoil lectin domain protein has product MRTQTVIPALALSLIALAILMAATAPADAQQYRQIRNVYSQKCLDVEGNSPHATANVQVYGCHNGGNQQWELVPLGGSAYRLRAQHSGFCLEVIGGSSHPNANVQQNFCGSGNRQIWDLLFNGSDFFLKNQRSGLCLDQRLHGPSDNVQQYPCHYQTNQRWVVPGLCPFGNCATCNYDGICNGSETEATCSDCHAACDNDGFCELDETENCADCMIESPFD; this is encoded by the coding sequence ATGAGAACGCAAACCGTGATCCCTGCCCTCGCCCTGTCGCTGATCGCCCTCGCGATCCTGATGGCAGCCACCGCCCCTGCCGACGCCCAGCAATACCGTCAGATTCGCAACGTCTACAGTCAAAAGTGTCTCGACGTCGAAGGCAACAGCCCCCATGCCACGGCCAACGTCCAGGTCTACGGTTGCCACAACGGCGGCAACCAGCAGTGGGAGCTGGTGCCGCTCGGCGGCTCCGCCTACCGTCTGCGGGCCCAACACAGCGGGTTCTGTCTCGAAGTGATCGGCGGGTCGTCACACCCCAATGCCAACGTCCAGCAAAACTTCTGCGGTTCCGGGAACCGCCAGATCTGGGACCTGCTCTTCAACGGCAGCGATTTCTTCCTCAAGAATCAGCGCAGCGGACTCTGCCTCGACCAGCGCCTCCATGGTCCGAGCGACAACGTGCAGCAGTACCCCTGTCATTATCAGACCAATCAACGCTGGGTCGTGCCGGGCCTCTGCCCCTTCGGCAACTGCGCGACCTGCAACTACGACGGCATCTGCAACGGCAGCGAAACTGAAGCCACTTGCTCCGACTGCCACGCCGCCTGCGACAACGACGGCTTCTGTGAGCTCGACGAGACCGAGAACTGCGCCGACTGCATGATCGAGTCACCGTTCGACTGA
- the rrtA gene encoding rhombosortase — MRPLRDLWEGGLALHGTAWIFVLQAIPAWADALQYDRRRIAAGEVWRLVTGHLAHWSWGHALWDGVAFALLVALALRLDRRRLPVVLLASAVAISLAVWFAEPGLRLYRGLSGIDAALFAFVAAALVRRGGRARLVGGIALLLLGAKIAWEMTTGGTLFVAAVDAGFVTVALAHWVGAAVGLAVGFSRSQTERALGRPRRLSWVSRQLRGSAS; from the coding sequence GTGAGACCTTTGAGGGATCTCTGGGAGGGCGGCCTCGCCCTCCATGGGACGGCCTGGATCTTCGTTCTGCAGGCGATTCCGGCGTGGGCCGATGCCCTGCAGTACGACCGTCGGCGGATCGCGGCGGGTGAGGTCTGGCGCCTGGTGACCGGCCACCTCGCCCATTGGTCCTGGGGCCACGCTCTGTGGGACGGCGTGGCCTTCGCCCTGCTCGTCGCTCTTGCGCTGCGGCTCGACCGGCGCCGCTTGCCGGTCGTCCTGTTGGCCTCGGCCGTCGCCATCTCCCTGGCGGTGTGGTTCGCCGAGCCGGGGCTGCGCCTTTATCGCGGCCTTTCCGGCATCGATGCCGCCCTCTTTGCCTTCGTGGCGGCGGCGTTGGTGCGTCGCGGTGGCCGAGCGCGGCTGGTCGGCGGCATCGCCTTGCTCTTGCTGGGCGCCAAGATCGCCTGGGAGATGACCACCGGAGGCACGCTCTTCGTCGCCGCCGTGGATGCCGGTTTCGTCACCGTGGCGCTGGCCCATTGGGTGGGTGCGGCGGTTGGGCTGGCGGTGGGCTTCTCGCGGTCGCAGACGGAGCGCGCCCTTGGCCGTCCCCGCCGGCTGTCCTGGGTTTCCCGGCAGCTTCGAGGCAGCGCCTCTTGA
- a CDS encoding MFS transporter produces MTNPALRNEAAPAVRRREIVGWAMFDFANSSYTTLIVTVAFSVYFTKLVAPGDQADFLWGLGILISNLVVMATSPIVGATADDSGRKKFFLAATYLLCVAGTATLFWVKPGQVTLGLTLFVISNIAYAMGENLAGAFLPEISTPKNIGRISGFGWGLGYFGGLACLAACWPLLAGGFTSDNVDNLRLAWLVTAAFFLISGLPTFLFLRERAPRPAAWSFVASARAGFGHLAETARAIGHFTELVRFLTVFFLFSCGLMTIIAFASIFAERTLGFTSGELIVLFMALQLFSAGGAFVFGAIQDRLGARSTIQISLVLWIAVSVAAYFCQTKSFFWAIAIAAGLGIGSLQSASRGLVGLFSPVAKSGEFFAFWGLAGKGAYMLGPFVFGALSSWSGSQRIAILANGLFFVLGLIGMQLVREERGLAAASAWNERAEGASTSPTP; encoded by the coding sequence ATGACCAACCCAGCCTTGCGGAACGAGGCCGCTCCGGCGGTGCGCCGGCGAGAGATCGTCGGCTGGGCGATGTTCGACTTCGCCAACTCGAGCTACACCACCCTGATCGTCACTGTCGCCTTCAGCGTCTACTTCACCAAGCTCGTCGCCCCCGGTGATCAGGCCGACTTTCTGTGGGGCCTCGGCATCCTGATCAGCAACCTGGTGGTGATGGCGACCTCACCGATCGTCGGTGCCACCGCCGACGACTCGGGCCGCAAGAAGTTCTTTCTCGCCGCCACCTACCTGCTGTGCGTCGCCGGCACCGCCACCCTCTTCTGGGTCAAACCGGGCCAGGTCACCCTCGGCCTGACTCTGTTCGTGATCTCCAACATCGCCTACGCCATGGGTGAGAACCTCGCCGGCGCCTTCCTGCCGGAGATCTCGACGCCGAAGAACATCGGCCGCATCTCCGGATTCGGCTGGGGTCTGGGCTACTTCGGCGGCCTCGCCTGCCTCGCCGCCTGCTGGCCGCTGCTGGCCGGCGGCTTCACCAGCGACAACGTCGACAACCTGCGCCTCGCCTGGCTGGTGACCGCCGCCTTCTTCCTGATCAGCGGGTTGCCGACCTTCCTGTTCCTGCGCGAGCGCGCCCCGCGGCCCGCCGCCTGGTCCTTCGTCGCCTCGGCCCGCGCCGGCTTCGGCCACCTCGCCGAAACCGCCCGCGCCATCGGTCACTTCACCGAGCTGGTGCGCTTCCTCACTGTCTTCTTCCTGTTCTCCTGCGGGCTGATGACGATCATCGCCTTCGCCTCGATCTTCGCCGAGCGCACCCTCGGCTTCACCTCCGGCGAGCTGATCGTTCTGTTCATGGCGCTGCAGCTCTTCTCCGCCGGCGGCGCCTTCGTCTTCGGCGCCATCCAGGACCGACTCGGTGCCCGAAGCACCATCCAGATCAGCCTGGTGCTGTGGATCGCCGTCTCCGTCGCCGCCTACTTCTGCCAGACCAAGAGCTTCTTCTGGGCCATTGCCATCGCCGCTGGCCTCGGCATCGGCTCCCTGCAATCCGCCTCGCGCGGTCTGGTGGGGCTGTTCTCGCCGGTCGCCAAGAGCGGCGAGTTCTTCGCCTTCTGGGGCCTCGCCGGCAAGGGCGCCTACATGCTGGGACCCTTCGTCTTCGGCGCCCTGTCGTCCTGGTCCGGCTCGCAGCGCATCGCCATCCTCGCCAACGGCCTGTTCTTCGTTCTCGGCCTGATCGGCATGCAGTTGGTGCGCGAGGAGCGCGGCCTCGCCGCCGCCAGCGCCTGGAACGAGCGCGCCGAGGGGGCGTCGACGAGCCCGACGCCATGA
- a CDS encoding 1-acyl-sn-glycerol-3-phosphate acyltransferase — protein MTRTVRLLRWLDRLLLRLFFRRIEVEGADVLLDDRPRVLIANHVSALVDAMVLFGTLPRIPRFLGKSTLWNIALLRPLLNGARVIPIYRRQDQVDMSRNADTFARCHEVLAEGGTVALFPEGTSHNEPALLPLKTGAARIVLAAEEKFGPLDLRVVPIGLIFDNKGKFRSRLLVRVGEEIDPLAIVADQADDRAAVAALTETLSRGLAEVTLNFDSWDQAQRIARAVEIFERRDPDLPQGSELGRTFAARRAFLSGYRKLVERYPERVAEVETAVAGYQALLEESGLRDRQVAARYPLPSVSRHLLRSAFRMLVRLPVAMVGTLLNGLPYLAVSMIASRKSDEDQLATYKIFPALLVYPIAWLIEAAAAGFLWNGWAALGVALLAPLTGPGALRFHDDRTRLLSETRAFLKLGTRRGLADELRHRRGQVRQKVAEAVELYRAVYELET, from the coding sequence ATGACTCGCACGGTACGCCTTCTCCGCTGGCTCGATCGCCTGCTGCTGCGGCTGTTCTTCCGCCGCATCGAGGTCGAGGGCGCCGACGTCTTGCTCGACGATCGGCCGCGGGTCCTGATCGCCAACCATGTCAGTGCCCTGGTCGATGCCATGGTGCTCTTCGGCACCCTGCCGCGCATTCCGCGCTTTCTCGGCAAGAGCACCCTGTGGAACATCGCCCTGCTGCGGCCGTTGCTCAACGGCGCCCGGGTCATTCCGATCTACCGGCGCCAAGACCAGGTCGACATGAGCCGCAACGCCGACACCTTCGCGCGCTGTCACGAGGTGCTCGCGGAAGGCGGCACCGTCGCCCTGTTTCCGGAAGGCACCAGTCACAACGAGCCGGCGCTGCTGCCCCTCAAGACCGGTGCCGCCCGCATCGTCCTCGCCGCGGAAGAGAAGTTCGGCCCCCTCGACCTGCGGGTCGTGCCGATCGGCCTGATCTTCGACAACAAGGGGAAATTTCGCTCTCGGCTGCTAGTGCGAGTGGGAGAAGAGATCGACCCGCTGGCGATCGTCGCCGATCAGGCGGACGATCGCGCGGCGGTGGCAGCCCTCACCGAAACCCTGTCCCGGGGCCTGGCGGAAGTCACCCTCAACTTCGATAGTTGGGACCAGGCCCAGCGCATCGCCCGCGCCGTCGAGATCTTCGAGCGTCGCGACCCGGACCTGCCCCAGGGCAGCGAGCTCGGTCGTACCTTCGCCGCCCGGCGAGCCTTCCTCAGTGGTTATCGCAAGCTGGTGGAGCGCTACCCGGAGCGCGTCGCCGAGGTTGAAACCGCCGTCGCCGGCTACCAGGCCTTGCTCGAAGAATCGGGCCTGCGAGATCGCCAGGTGGCGGCGCGCTACCCGCTGCCCTCGGTCTCTCGCCACCTGCTGCGCAGCGCCTTTCGCATGCTGGTGCGCCTGCCCGTCGCGATGGTCGGCACGCTGCTCAACGGCCTGCCCTACCTGGCGGTTTCGATGATCGCCAGCCGCAAGAGCGACGAGGACCAGCTCGCCACCTACAAGATCTTCCCAGCGCTGCTCGTCTACCCCATCGCCTGGCTGATCGAGGCCGCCGCCGCCGGCTTCCTCTGGAATGGCTGGGCCGCACTCGGAGTCGCACTGCTGGCGCCCCTCACCGGGCCTGGAGCTTTGCGCTTCCACGACGACCGCACCCGCCTGCTCAGCGAGACTCGCGCTTTCCTCAAGCTCGGCACCCGCCGCGGCCTGGCCGATGAGCTGCGCCACCGCCGGGGCCAGGTACGCCAAAAGGTCGCCGAAGCGGTCGAGCTCTACCGCGCCGTCTACGAGCTCGAAACCTGA
- a CDS encoding serine/threonine-protein kinase → MDADRWSELEKLFHQAVDLTTAERRDLLAAQRAADPELSDLLAELLAAAAESPSGWDGLDLGPPAGSQPAPLPEVPGYSDLVLEGHGGMASVYRGRREEQLFAGQQVAIKVLHAHRLDPYGRRRFAVERRLLASLDHPYIVRLLDGGELADGRPFLVMEYVSGQPLDVYCRQHRLAITDRLRLIQQLCRALQHAHQNLVVHRDLKPSNVLVDQGGNLRLLDFGIAKLLGDDVTATASYLVPMTPAFASPEQLAGQTVTVASDIYSAGLLLFLLLTGEVPRATADDRDPPRPSSLVAGKATVAAERQSSSKQIVRRLRGDLDQIASKALRWEPGRRFASAQALADDLERHLQDRPIRARRGSKRYRAQRFVKRHRVVLSVVGLALASLILAIAAGIQSWRLAEQGQETLTLIEQLAEPAEERLMPSGRLAEAITGIQRLDQPLESKLVLLNLVSQLNLPEEQLLQRSLDLFGGHLTEAANGRSEAELGLLIGEMMFAAGHYESAEKMIAAARGAAEGSFDRQDVELSRFLESHGRALAELELYAEATEALERGRLLLSQGSGDFSERAKLEIQLSTLYYLWARFDRAVEAARRALRLVERVPDADPGLRASILKALAVALIEVEPSDPAGEAEASAREGLRLNQKHFGRGHLETIHARHNLATVLVRSRGPAVAIPLAEENLALAEAELGSDHPRISYLALGLASGYQDVGRPADCIPLAQRAFELRAASLPAGNWLTAVSRLRLGSCLAEIGRTTEARRHLEAALWDLERTAVEDDHFLQQARRELSALPST, encoded by the coding sequence GTGGATGCCGACCGCTGGTCGGAGCTCGAGAAGCTCTTCCATCAGGCGGTCGATCTCACCACCGCGGAGCGGCGCGATCTTCTCGCGGCGCAGCGCGCCGCCGATCCGGAGCTCAGCGATCTCTTGGCCGAGCTGCTGGCCGCAGCGGCCGAGTCACCCTCGGGCTGGGACGGCCTCGACCTCGGTCCGCCCGCCGGATCACAGCCGGCGCCGCTACCCGAGGTCCCGGGATACTCCGACCTCGTCCTCGAAGGCCATGGCGGCATGGCGAGCGTTTATCGCGGTCGGCGCGAGGAGCAGCTCTTCGCCGGTCAGCAAGTCGCCATCAAGGTTCTCCACGCCCACCGCCTCGACCCCTATGGCCGGCGCCGCTTCGCCGTCGAGCGCCGCCTCCTCGCCAGCCTCGACCATCCCTACATCGTGCGCTTGCTCGATGGCGGCGAGCTCGCCGACGGTCGGCCCTTTCTGGTGATGGAGTACGTCTCGGGCCAACCCCTCGACGTCTACTGCCGGCAGCACCGGCTCGCGATCACGGACCGCCTGCGTCTGATCCAGCAGCTCTGTCGAGCGCTGCAGCACGCCCATCAGAACCTCGTCGTGCATCGCGATCTCAAGCCCTCGAACGTGCTCGTCGACCAAGGCGGCAATCTTCGGCTCCTCGACTTCGGCATCGCCAAGCTGCTCGGCGACGACGTCACCGCCACCGCCAGCTACCTGGTTCCCATGACCCCGGCCTTCGCCAGCCCGGAACAGCTCGCCGGGCAGACCGTCACCGTCGCCAGCGACATCTACTCCGCCGGGCTGCTGCTCTTCCTGCTGTTGACCGGCGAGGTGCCGCGAGCCACCGCCGATGATCGCGATCCGCCCCGGCCGTCGTCCCTGGTCGCCGGCAAGGCGACCGTCGCAGCCGAGCGACAGTCGAGCTCCAAGCAAATCGTCCGGCGCCTACGGGGCGATCTCGATCAGATCGCCTCCAAGGCCCTGCGCTGGGAGCCGGGCCGGCGATTCGCCTCGGCCCAGGCCTTGGCCGACGACCTCGAGCGTCATCTTCAGGACCGCCCGATCCGGGCCCGGCGCGGCAGCAAGCGCTATCGAGCCCAGCGCTTCGTGAAACGCCACCGAGTCGTGCTGAGCGTCGTCGGCCTCGCCCTGGCCTCGCTCATCCTGGCCATTGCCGCCGGCATTCAGTCCTGGCGCTTGGCGGAGCAAGGACAAGAGACTCTGACCCTCATCGAGCAGCTCGCCGAGCCTGCGGAAGAGCGCTTGATGCCCTCCGGACGCCTGGCGGAGGCCATTACCGGCATACAACGGCTCGACCAGCCGCTGGAGTCCAAGCTCGTCCTCCTGAACCTGGTGAGCCAGCTCAACCTCCCCGAGGAACAGCTTCTCCAGCGCAGCCTCGATCTCTTCGGTGGCCATCTCACAGAAGCCGCCAACGGTAGATCCGAAGCCGAGCTCGGCCTGCTGATCGGCGAGATGATGTTCGCGGCCGGTCACTACGAGTCCGCCGAGAAAATGATCGCCGCGGCGCGCGGCGCCGCCGAAGGATCCTTCGACCGGCAAGACGTCGAGCTCTCCCGCTTCCTCGAAAGTCACGGCCGGGCGCTGGCCGAGCTCGAGCTCTACGCCGAGGCCACCGAGGCCCTCGAGCGCGGCCGCCTCCTGCTCAGCCAAGGCTCCGGTGACTTTTCAGAGCGCGCCAAGCTCGAGATTCAGCTCTCGACCCTGTACTACCTCTGGGCGCGGTTCGATCGCGCGGTCGAAGCCGCGCGCCGCGCCCTGAGGCTCGTCGAACGAGTGCCCGACGCCGATCCGGGCCTGCGAGCATCGATCCTCAAGGCCCTCGCCGTCGCCTTGATCGAGGTCGAGCCATCGGACCCTGCCGGAGAAGCCGAAGCCAGCGCCCGCGAAGGGCTGCGCCTGAACCAGAAACACTTCGGCCGCGGCCATCTCGAGACCATCCACGCGCGCCACAACCTGGCCACGGTGCTGGTCCGCAGCCGCGGCCCGGCGGTCGCCATCCCCTTGGCCGAGGAAAATCTCGCACTGGCGGAAGCGGAGCTCGGCTCTGACCATCCCCGCATCTCCTATCTCGCCCTCGGCCTCGCCAGCGGGTACCAAGACGTCGGACGCCCCGCGGACTGTATCCCCTTGGCACAGCGCGCCTTCGAGCTGCGCGCGGCGAGTCTGCCGGCCGGCAACTGGCTGACGGCCGTCAGCCGCCTGCGTCTCGGGAGCTGCCTGGCGGAGATCGGAAGAACCACCGAGGCGCGCCGCCACCTCGAAGCCGCCCTCTGGGACCTCGAGCGCACCGCGGTCGAAGACGACCACTTCCTGCAACAGGCTCGTCGCGAGCTCTCCGCCCTGCCGTCTACCTGA